A region of Arabidopsis thaliana chromosome 5, partial sequence DNA encodes the following proteins:
- a CDS encoding mediator of RNA polymerase II transcription subunit (unknown protein; Has 30201 Blast hits to 17322 proteins in 780 species: Archae - 12; Bacteria - 1396; Metazoa - 17338; Fungi - 3422; Plants - 5037; Viruses - 0; Other Eukaryotes - 2996 (source: NCBI BLink).): protein MLQKQVSTTTTMTTQELAMEGEKQLEETIEAAFQIISAMNDELCNPSLWSTSATPSSAATTTGSNGSALVSADAAAIDGTSHHSESAGGGGGGGSGNSVLDEASLRYKNSVTSLRAVLAAIPNSQKAKASEMQNGLGSPESEDEIEKLEEQALSLRMEIAKKNVHVKELIDKLRELIADISTWQSPCSV from the exons ATGCTGCAGAAACAGGTctcgacgacgacgacgatgaCGACACAGGAGCTAGCGATGGAAGGAGAGAAGCAATTGGAAGAAACTATTGAAGCGGCGTTTCAGATAATTTCAGCCATGAATGATGAGCTTTGTAATCCGTCTTTGTGGTCTACTTCAGCTACCCCGAGTTCCGCCGCGACGACGACGGGTTCTAATGGTTCGGCTCTCGTTTCCGCCGATGCGGCTGCGATTGATGGAACATCGCATCATTCGGAATCTGCTGGTGGTGGCGGGGGCGGAGGAAGTGGAAATAGTGTTTTGGATGAGGCGAGTCTTCGGTATAAGAACTCAGTGACTTCGCTTCGTGCTGTTCTTGCTGCGATTCCAAATTCGCAGAAG GCAAAAGCATCTGAAATGCAAAATGGTTTAGGATCTCCTGAAAGTGAAGACGAGATCGAAAAATTGGAGGAGCAAGCCTTAAGTCTCAGAATG GAGATTGCAAAGAAGAATGTTCATGTTAAAGAACTTATAGATAAACTTCGGGAACTTATAGCAGATATCTCTACATGGCAAAGCCCTTGTTCtgtttga
- a CDS encoding mediator of RNA polymerase II transcription subunit, which produces MTTQELAMEGEKQLEETIEAAFQIISAMNDELCNPSLWSTSATPSSAATTTGSNGSALVSADAAAIDGTSHHSESAGGGGGGGSGNSVLDEASLRYKNSVTSLRAVLAAIPNSQKAKASEMQNGLGSPESEDEIEKLEEQALSLRMEIAKKNVHVKELIDKLRELIADISTWQSPCSV; this is translated from the exons atgaCGACACAGGAGCTAGCGATGGAAGGAGAGAAGCAATTGGAAGAAACTATTGAAGCGGCGTTTCAGATAATTTCAGCCATGAATGATGAGCTTTGTAATCCGTCTTTGTGGTCTACTTCAGCTACCCCGAGTTCCGCCGCGACGACGACGGGTTCTAATGGTTCGGCTCTCGTTTCCGCCGATGCGGCTGCGATTGATGGAACATCGCATCATTCGGAATCTGCTGGTGGTGGCGGGGGCGGAGGAAGTGGAAATAGTGTTTTGGATGAGGCGAGTCTTCGGTATAAGAACTCAGTGACTTCGCTTCGTGCTGTTCTTGCTGCGATTCCAAATTCGCAGAAG GCAAAAGCATCTGAAATGCAAAATGGTTTAGGATCTCCTGAAAGTGAAGACGAGATCGAAAAATTGGAGGAGCAAGCCTTAAGTCTCAGAATG GAGATTGCAAAGAAGAATGTTCATGTTAAAGAACTTATAGATAAACTTCGGGAACTTATAGCAGATATCTCTACATGGCAAAGCCCTTGTTCtgtttga
- a CDS encoding CBS / octicosapeptide/Phox/Bemp1 (PB1) domains-containing protein (CBS / octicosapeptide/Phox/Bemp1 (PB1) domains-containing protein; EXPRESSED IN: 24 plant structures; EXPRESSED DURING: 15 growth stages; CONTAINS InterPro DOMAIN/s: Octicosapeptide/Phox/Bem1p (InterPro:IPR000270), Cystathionine beta-synthase, core (InterPro:IPR000644); BEST Arabidopsis thaliana protein match is: CBS / octicosapeptide/Phox/Bemp1 (PB1) domains-containing protein (TAIR:AT5G50530.1); Has 8040 Blast hits to 6478 proteins in 1504 species: Archae - 1004; Bacteria - 5599; Metazoa - 7; Fungi - 119; Plants - 199; Viruses - 0; Other Eukaryotes - 1112 (source: NCBI BLink).): MASQGGPRRSLSVTTASLHGKKKSMDMAERGLDTGRRSLTVSRSPLGLTGGERTVKRLRLSKALTVPATTTIYEACKRMASRRVDALLLTDSNEMLCGILTDKDIATRVISQELNVEETPVSKVMTKNPMFVLSETLAVEALQKMVQGKFRHLPVVENGEVIALLDIAKCLYDAIARMERAAEKGKAIAAAVEGVEKSWGTNTSVPNTFIETLRDRMFRPSLSTIIPDDTKVLKVSPTDTVLTVAKKMVEFQSSCAVVIIEDKLRGIFTSKDILMRVVAENLPPSETLVETVMTQNPESTIVDTPIVEALHIMHEGKFLHLPVTDKEGDVVAVVDVIHVTHAAVATAGTTAGIGNEATNTMMQKFWDSAMALSPNEDDEDSRSESSMKVASEAETGKSFPFANTFSFKIEDKKHRKHRFISDTRSLTEVITAIIQRVGDDIDPDNFPQILYEDEDHDKVLLASDSDLQAAIEHAKSIGWKSLRLHLDDSREGKGRRRRRASGSAESMEYVETDAWAAAYSGVAAGAALVAGLGFMAFLRKFGH, from the exons ATGGCTAGCCAAGGCGGGCCAAGACGGAGCTTATCCGTTACGACTGCGTCATTGCACGGAAAGAAGAAATCCATGGATATGGCCGAACGAGGTCTCGATACTGGCCGGAGATCTCTTACTGTTTCTCGTTCTCCTTT GGGTTTAACAGGAGGCGAGCGGACTGTGAAACGGTTAAGGCTATCGAAAGCACTTACAGTACCAGCAACAACAACTATATATGAAGCTTGTAAAAGGATGGCTTCACGACGAGTTGATGCCTTGTTGTTGACTGACTCTAATGAAATGCTTTGTGGTATTCTTACTGATAAG GACATAGCTACAAGAGTGATTTCACAGGAACTTAATGTCGAGGAAACACCTGTATCTAAGGTTATGACGAAGAACCCAATGTTTGTTCTCTCAGAAACACTTGCTGTTGAAGCTCTCCAAAAGATGGTCCAAG GAAAATTCAGACATTTGCCGGTTGTTGAAAATGGCGAAGTTATTGCTTTATTAGATATAGCAAAGTGTTTGTATGATGCAATTGCTCGTATGGAGAGGGCTGCTGAGAAAGGTAAGGCAATAGCTGCTGCTGTTGAAGGTGTTGAAAAAAGTTGGGGGACAAACACTTCAG TTCCCAACACTTTTATTGAAACGCTACGAGACCGGATGTTTAGACCTTCTTTATCAACAATTATACCAGATGATACAAA GGTTTTGAAAGTCTCACCAACTGACACAGTGTTGACTGTAGCAAAGAAGATGGTTGAATTCCAATCAAGCTGTGCAGTCGTGATAATCGAGGACAAGCTTCGAGGGATATTTAC TTCCAAGGATATACTGATGCGGGTTGTGGCTGAAAATCTTCCTCCATCTGAGACTCTAGTGGAAACG GTTATGACTCAGAATCCAGAATCTACGATAGTTGACACACCAATTGTTGAAGCTCTACACATCATGCACGAGGGAAAATTCTTACACCTTCCCGTTACTGACAAAG AAGGAGATGTAGTTGCTGTTGTCGATGTAATCCATGTCACTCACGCTGCTGTTGCCACA GCTGGAACTACTGCGGGAATAGGTAATGAGGCGACAAACACAATGATGCAAAAGTTTTGGGATTCAGCTATGGCATTGTCTCCTAATGAGGACGATGAGGACTCGAGAAG TGAGAGCTCCATGAAGGTTGCTTCCGAAGCTGAGACAGGAAAATCTTTCCCTTTTGcaaatacattttctttcaaaattgaaGACAAAAAGCACAGGAAACACAGATTCATAAGcg ACACTCGGAGTTTGACAGAGGTGATAACCGCGATCATTCAGAGGGTAGGGGATGATATCGATCCAGATAACTTCCCccaaattttg TATGAAGATGAAGACCACGATAAAGTGTTGTTGGCTTCAGATAGTGACCTTCAAGCAGCCATAGAGCATGCAAAATCAATTGGCTGGAAG AGTCTGAGATTACATTTGGATGATTCAAGAGAAggcaaaggaagaagaaggagaagagcaTCAGGATCAGCAGAATCAATGGAGTATGTAGAGACAGACGCTTGGGCTGCTGCTTATAGTGGAGTTGCGGCTGGTGCAGCATTAGTAGCTGGTCTTGGTTTTATGGCTTTTCTCAGAAAATTCGGTCATTGA